The Candidatus Reconcilbacillus cellulovorans sequence CGTGCCTGATCCGGCAGCTTCGCGCCGCGGGGCACCGTCCCGTGTTGTTGCTGGCGACGAGGGGCGACGCCGGCCAAAAGAACGGCTACGCCGTCGGCGCCACCCGTGAGGAATTGGCCGCCATCCGGGGAAAAGAGATGGAACGGGCAGCAGCCGTTCTCGGGCTCGTCGCCGTGGAACATCTCGGCCTGCCGGACGGAAAACTGCAAGAGGTCGGACAGGAACGGCTCGTCGACGGCATCGTCGCATTCATCGAGCGTCATCGGCCTCGGGTGGTCGTGACGTTTCCGGAAGACGGGATGAATTTTCACCCCGATCACGTCGCTGTCAGTCTGGCCGTCACGCGGGCGGTCGTCGGCGGGAGCTGTCCGTCTGTCAAGAAATTATATTATGTGTTGTCCGACGCATTGCGCGCCAGCGGACGCAAGGCTTCCGTCGTCGTTGACACGAAGCCCGACTGGGAGGCCAAGGCGGAGGCGCTGCGGGCGCATGAATCGCAGCGATTGGCGGTGTTGCGTCATTTCGGGAGTCTGGATGTTTGTCCGGAGCATCGGCGATACGAGTCGTTCGTGTTGCGGTGGGAACGGGGGACCGACTGGCCGGACCGTGCGGAAACATCGTTGTTGGACGCCTCCGCGGAATCGCAGAGGTAAGGAGGCGTTGCGGGACGACGAAGATTTGAGGTGCGGGACGACGAGCTATCGTTTTCGGTCCGCCCAAATCCGGTAATGTGCGGCCGTCCCCCACAGCCGGAGAAGCGCGTGTAGGGCGTGCGCCGCCTGATAAACGATCAGCGCGCCGAATCCCGCCCATACGAACGCGACGGCCAGCGTCGCGAGACTGACCAGTCCCGTGCAGGCGACGATTGCCGCCCATATGCCGACAGCAGCCGTCGCATTCCGCAGCGCCGCCGCCATACCGCTTCGCCATCCCGTCCCTCCGGCAAGTCCGATCTGCGCATACAGCGTCAGCAGTCTGAGCGCCGCCGTCCAGACGATCCAGCCCGCCAGCCAGGGCGCAAGCTCGGCTGCTGCCGAGCGCCATTCGCCCGCAGACACCAGCGCGTCGCGCGCCTCCTGCCAGACCCAGTATGCCGGTGCTGCCGACAGCGCCAGTCGGACCGCATCCCATGCAGCGAATGCAGCCCACCAGCGGCGAATTCCTTCGACGAACCGGAAACCGGCGTTCAGATCCGGCCGGTGCAACGAATGGACGATGCCTGCCGCGATCGCCGAATGAAGGGTGAAGCGGACCGCCGTGAGGGCGACGATTGCGACGAGTACCGATGCGACTTCGCCGGAGCGTAACAGCCTGAACATGAGCTCCGCCGCAAACAGCCGTTCCGCCTCCTCCGATACTCCGCCGGGGAACCGGAGCCAGAAAGGCTCCACCACCGACCGCCAAAACCGGTACGACACCCATCCCCAAGCCAGGTGATGCAGAAACAGCGCCGTCAGGGCGAACCGTTGCCTGCCGAGCGAACGCCAGCCTGCACGTAAAGCTGTGACCATGCCTCGTACCTCCTTTCGATTACCACGACCACCAGCGCGCGAACCATTCCGAGACGATCGACGCCAACGTGGTTCCAAATAACGTCCGTCGCCGATCCGGTTCCGCCTTGAGAAAATTGTCGATGCGCCGGTTTTCCAGCAACATCGAACGCTCCGGATCAACCCAAACCCACTCCAACGGAGCGGACCGGCCGATCCGGTAGACGATCGCCTCGCCGCGTCCGTCCCAAACGGCATCCTGAACGGAGCCGTCGGCGAAGCGGAACCGGATCGTCACCGGGGCCGGATGGGTGCCGCCGCGCTTGCGGACGACGACTTCATATACGGGTCCGGAGGCGCTTTTACCGGCGTTGCTTTGTGAAACATCGGTGCGCCGGATCGACTCCACCGCGTAATCGACCGTTTCTCCGCCATAGACGAACTGCTCAAAGTAAGCCGACCAGTCCGAGCCCGTCGTCCGTTCCAGCGTTTCTTCAAACTGTCGCGCGCCGGGATGGCGGAATTTCCACTCCTGAAAATAACGATGAAGCACGCGGCGCATTCGGTCGCGGCCGATCAAGCGCTCGATGTCCCGAAGAATCAATTTCGCGCGTACGTATACGTTTTCGGCATAGTGGTCCTGATCGCGAAATTGCCACGAAAACAGCGACAGCGGCGCCGGCGACGCAATCCATGAGGACTCCAGCGCGGAATTCGGCGGAATGCCGTAATCCAACTCCATCACGAGATCTTCGGAATACGACGCGAACCCTTCGTCCAGCCACGCTTCCTCAAATTCGTTGGTCGCCACCATGCCATACCAGTACTGATGCGCGATTTCATGGGCGACGACGCGTTCCAACTCGAAACCGGGAGCCGGATTCGCCGCTTCCCAGGCGGTGATGAGCGTCGGGTACTCCATACCGCCGGCGCCGCCGGCCTGCGCTGGCGGCACGACGATCGACAACGTCGGATAGGGGTACTCGCCGAACCAGTCCGCGTAGCGGGAGAGCGACTTTTTCGCCGCCGTCAGATAGCGCTGTTTCAGGTGGGCGTGGGCCGGGTCGAGATACAGTTTGAGCCTGACGCCGGGAACGCCGGGTGCCGAAAAGCGCTCTTCCGCATAAACGAAGCGCGGCGACGCCGCCCAGGCGAAATCGTGAACGTCGTCCGCATAAAAATGATAAGTTTTCCATCCGTTTGATTCTTCCGGGGCTTTCGTGGGAAAACCGGTCGCTGCAACGAGCCATCGCGACGGAACCTGAATGTTGACGATATAGATTCCGAATTCGGAATAAAATTCGGAATTGCCGTGGTATTGATGGAGATTCCATCCCTCGTCGGTTCTGCCGCGGGTGCCGGCCGGCTCGTAAACCGCGATTTTCGGAAACCATTGTCCGGCCATGACGAAATCGTCGGCGTATCCCATCCGGGCGAACACCGGCGGTAGCCGGACAAGGAACCGCAGATGCAACGTCGTTTTTTCTCCCGGCGGCACCGGTTCGGGCAACGCGATGCGTGCGAGCGTCCGGTCGTCGCGGTTGCCGTCGTCCGGCCGCACGAACTCGACGCGGGAGGTCAGGTCGATCCCGTCGTCCGTTCGGACCGAGAGCAGTTCCATGCCGCCGTAGCGCCCGCCGGGAAAGGTATCGTCGCGCAGCTTTCCGCCGGACTCGCGCATGAACGTCGTCCGGTCTGAAGCAAAAGCGTTTGGATAAAGATGAAGGTACACTTCACCGACCGCCTGCCGTCCGGGGTTGCGCCACGTGACCGTTTCCGCGCCTTCGAGCGTTCGGCTCCGTTCGTCGAACCGGACGCCGATATGGTATTCCGTCAGTCGGGAGCTAAGCGGCGTCGGCGTCGGTTTCGGACGCGCCTCGGGCACTTGCGGGGCGGGCGATTCCACCGCAGGAGGGCGCGGATCGGTGGCGAGCGCGACGTGCACGCGATCGCCGTCGGCGCCGGTAAAAGCAAGAACGGCAAGAACCGCGAAAACGGCGAAAGCGGCCGTCGACAGAACCGCGCGGCAAGACGGAATGCGTCGGAACATGGAGGATCGATCCCCTCCGCCGTGACAGGCTCGTTTTCGGTGCATGTATATGTCCGCGGCGAAGGATTTAGACGGACTGGATTTTGCCGTGGGACGGCCGGTAAAATGAAAACGGGAACGACCCAAGAAAGGGGACTCGACGC is a genomic window containing:
- a CDS encoding GlcNAc-PI de-N-acetylase yields the protein MEKGEKETVAFVFAHPDDESFSSACLIRQLRAAGHRPVLLLATRGDAGQKNGYAVGATREELAAIRGKEMERAAAVLGLVAVEHLGLPDGKLQEVGQERLVDGIVAFIERHRPRVVVTFPEDGMNFHPDHVAVSLAVTRAVVGGSCPSVKKLYYVLSDALRASGRKASVVVDTKPDWEAKAEALRAHESQRLAVLRHFGSLDVCPEHRRYESFVLRWERGTDWPDRAETSLLDASAESQR
- a CDS encoding EnpEP protein, whose amino-acid sequence is MFRRIPSCRAVLSTAAFAVFAVLAVLAFTGADGDRVHVALATDPRPPAVESPAPQVPEARPKPTPTPLSSRLTEYHIGVRFDERSRTLEGAETVTWRNPGRQAVGEVYLHLYPNAFASDRTTFMRESGGKLRDDTFPGGRYGGMELLSVRTDDGIDLTSRVEFVRPDDGNRDDRTLARIALPEPVPPGEKTTLHLRFLVRLPPVFARMGYADDFVMAGQWFPKIAVYEPAGTRGRTDEGWNLHQYHGNSEFYSEFGIYIVNIQVPSRWLVAATGFPTKAPEESNGWKTYHFYADDVHDFAWAASPRFVYAEERFSAPGVPGVRLKLYLDPAHAHLKQRYLTAAKKSLSRYADWFGEYPYPTLSIVVPPAQAGGAGGMEYPTLITAWEAANPAPGFELERVVAHEIAHQYWYGMVATNEFEEAWLDEGFASYSEDLVMELDYGIPPNSALESSWIASPAPLSLFSWQFRDQDHYAENVYVRAKLILRDIERLIGRDRMRRVLHRYFQEWKFRHPGARQFEETLERTTGSDWSAYFEQFVYGGETVDYAVESIRRTDVSQSNAGKSASGPVYEVVVRKRGGTHPAPVTIRFRFADGSVQDAVWDGRGEAIVYRIGRSAPLEWVWVDPERSMLLENRRIDNFLKAEPDRRRTLFGTTLASIVSEWFARWWSW